In Homo sapiens chromosome 11, GRCh38.p14 Primary Assembly, one DNA window encodes the following:
- the SMCO4 gene encoding single-pass membrane and coiled-coil domain-containing protein 4, which translates to MRQLKGKPKKETSKDKKERKQAMQEARQQITTVVLPTLAVVVLLIVVFVYVATRPTITE; encoded by the coding sequence ATGCGGCAgctcaaagggaagcccaagaAGGAGACCTCCAAGGACAAGAAGGAGCGGAAGCAAGCCATGCAGGAGGCCCGGCAGCAGATCACTACAGTGGTGCTGCCCACGCTGGCCGTGGTCGTGCTCTTGATCGTGGTGTTTGTGTACGTGGCCACGCGCCCCACCATCACCGAGTGA